TCACGTGCGTCAGTGATTTCTTTGTTTCATGAAAGTTTAAATCAGCTGCCGGCTTTCTTGCAATCACGACATAGTCAAAAGAGGGGTCGAGCTCACTTGAAAGCTCTAAGAACACCTGTCTGATATATCGTTTCACCTGCACACGGGTTACCGCATTACCAACTTTTTTGCTGACAGACATGCCAAGACGAAACATGGCCTGATCCTGCTTTTTCAGCCGGTAGAGAACGAACTGGCGGTTAGCCATCGATGTTCCTTTTTTAAAAACGGCCTGGAATTCAGGATTTTTCTTGATTCTCTGCTCTTTTCTCATTACGCCACCCACAATTTTCGATATTTTTCCGGTATTTAAGCGAAAAAAGACCACTGAGTGGAATCAGTGGTCTTAAGCAGACAATACTTTACGTCCACGTTGACGGCGACGAGCAAGAACCTTGCGTCCGTTCTTCGTGCTCATGCGTGCGCGGAATCCGTGTACTTTACTTCTTTTACGAGTATTTGGTTGGAATGTACGTTTCATAGTAAGACACCTCCTAAAAAGATCATTTATATCTATGATCAGAACTCTAAACATTCTAAGTCATTATAGCGACGGTCAGTCGTCATTGTCAATGTCTGATTCGTGCAACCACTATATCATAACACCCTATGTGCCTTCATTCAATAGAAAAATGAAAAAATAATCAAATCCTGTAAGCGTAGGTGCTGGAGAAGCTTGCATGTGAATGTGACCTTAATAGGAGGGAACGTGACCGGAGTTTTTTAAAAGGTGACCTCAAAATGATGGGATCTGACCCGAGAATCTGCA
This region of Jeotgalibacillus malaysiensis genomic DNA includes:
- a CDS encoding ribonuclease P codes for the protein MRKEQRIKKNPEFQAVFKKGTSMANRQFVLYRLKKQDQAMFRLGMSVSKKVGNAVTRVQVKRYIRQVFLELSSELDPSFDYVVIARKPAADLNFHETKKSLTHVMKKSRVLKSEHSKK